One part of the Sulfolobus tengchongensis genome encodes these proteins:
- a CDS encoding superoxide dismutase — protein MALQIQFKKYELPPLPYKVDALEPYISKDIIDVHYNGHHKGYVNGANSFLERLEKVIKGDLQSGQYDIQGLMRGLVFNINGHKLHALYWENMAPSGKGGGKPGGALADLINKQYGSFDRFKQVFTETANSLPGTGWTVLYYDTETGNLEIMTFENHFQNHIAELPIILIVDEFEHAYYLQYKNKRADYVNAWWNVVNWDAAEKKLQKYLTK, from the coding sequence ATGGCTCTCCAAATCCAATTTAAAAAGTACGAGCTACCTCCATTACCATATAAGGTAGACGCACTAGAACCATATATAAGCAAGGACATAATAGATGTACACTATAATGGTCATCATAAAGGTTACGTTAATGGCGCGAATTCCTTTCTAGAAAGGTTAGAAAAAGTAATTAAAGGAGATTTACAGTCTGGTCAGTACGATATTCAGGGTTTGATGCGTGGCCTTGTATTTAATATAAATGGGCATAAGTTGCACGCCTTATATTGGGAGAATATGGCTCCAAGTGGTAAAGGTGGTGGTAAACCGGGTGGCGCATTAGCAGATTTGATAAACAAACAATATGGAAGCTTTGATAGGTTTAAGCAAGTATTCACTGAAACTGCAAATTCATTACCAGGAACTGGCTGGACCGTACTCTATTACGACACAGAGACGGGAAACTTAGAGATAATGACGTTTGAGAACCATTTCCAAAATCATATAGCAGAATTACCTATTATATTAATAGTGGACGAATTTGAGCATGCATACTATCTTCAATATAAGAATAAGAGAGCTGATTATGTGAACGCATGGTGGAATGTAGTAAATTGGGATGCAGCAGAGAAGAAATTACAGAAGTACCTAACGAAGTAA
- a CDS encoding NDP-sugar synthase, with protein sequence MVSAIILAGGYATRLRPLSLTKPKALFPLLNKPILAYILETLYDANITDIYLSLRVMADKIIDYLKGIKMADKIKIEVENEPLGDAGPLRILSEKYNLDDDVLVIYGDIYSEIDVKSLLDFYYKKGCDAVIVGTEVQDPRRYGVLYTENDILVELIEKPKKPISNLINGGIYIFKKKLFQNIKIPSSISRDFLPELLKSKCIAVYKYRGLWADIGLPDDYLRLNFELLVQKYPKGYIDPSARVNENSTLIPPYYIGPNDVIKEEAYISSNTILGNDVEIGKGTYISESILMNKVKVKEYTYITGSIIAEKCKIGKWNHVLDGSILGEEVITNDGILLNRRTIILPNKEVNDSVYDTGRIIL encoded by the coding sequence ATGGTATCTGCAATTATACTAGCTGGGGGATACGCTACTAGGCTTAGACCTTTAAGCCTAACTAAACCCAAGGCTCTTTTTCCTCTTCTAAATAAGCCAATATTAGCGTACATATTAGAAACTCTTTATGATGCTAACATAACTGATATATACTTGTCGTTGAGAGTAATGGCCGATAAGATAATTGATTATTTGAAAGGTATTAAGATGGCAGACAAAATTAAGATTGAGGTAGAGAATGAACCCTTAGGTGATGCAGGACCCTTAAGAATTCTCTCTGAGAAGTATAATTTAGATGATGATGTCCTAGTAATATATGGAGATATATATAGTGAAATAGATGTCAAGTCTCTTCTAGATTTTTATTACAAAAAAGGATGTGACGCGGTAATAGTGGGAACTGAAGTTCAAGATCCTCGTAGATATGGCGTTCTTTACACTGAAAACGATATTTTGGTCGAATTAATAGAAAAGCCAAAAAAGCCTATAAGCAATTTAATTAATGGTGGAATATATATTTTCAAGAAAAAATTATTTCAAAATATAAAGATTCCTTCTTCTATAAGTAGAGACTTCTTACCTGAGTTGTTGAAATCTAAATGCATTGCTGTATATAAGTATCGTGGACTATGGGCAGATATAGGATTACCAGATGATTATCTAAGATTAAATTTTGAACTGTTAGTCCAAAAATATCCTAAAGGATATATTGATCCCTCAGCAAGAGTTAATGAAAATTCTACTCTTATTCCACCTTATTATATTGGTCCCAATGATGTGATAAAAGAAGAGGCTTACATTTCATCTAATACGATTTTGGGTAATGATGTGGAAATAGGAAAAGGAACATATATATCCGAAAGTATTCTAATGAATAAGGTAAAAGTTAAGGAATATACTTACATAACTGGATCAATAATAGCTGAGAAATGTAAAATAGGAAAATGGAACCATGTACTAGATGGCTCAATTTTAGGTGAAGAAGTTATAACTAATGATGGGATACTTCTAAATCGGCGCACTATAATTCTACCAAATAAAGAAGTTAATGATTCAGTTTATGATACGGGCCGTATAATATTGTGA